Genomic segment of Gigantopelta aegis isolate Gae_Host chromosome 10, Gae_host_genome, whole genome shotgun sequence:
ACAATTTTGCATCTCCAACATCATGAGCTATCCAAACATAGTCAAATCCTGATCTAAAAAGAGGTACGTCCTGCTTCATCCAGTGTGTGTAACATTGTATAACATTGACGGGGATGCTGGTTTTCATTCAGTTGTAACGGCTTACACCAATATTTAATAGCTTTAGTAGTGTGCATAAGCTGCAAAGGAGCTCTACCACATTCACCTAAAGCCATAACATTAATGGTGTTCTTCCCAAACTTAAAAaccatttacacattttaatctTAAAGTCTTCATTAATTTTACAGTAATATGTACCCCAGACGTCTGAACCATAACATAACATTGGAGTTACCAAAGCATCAAATATCTTAAATAGACATTTACAAGGAATATCACCAAATTTCTTtggatatctatatattgcCATCATGTCTTTTTTACcttgtatattaaattttatggaCAAATTATTACAATTCCAGTATATCAattgtaattattatcattCATAGAAAATTAATTTCTAAATAGAAGTGCTCAATACATTCTTTCGAACTAATTTCGTGTGATATATTGGAATACTGTTTACCTTGTTTAATCAATTTCCAAgagtttttatatacatatatatatatatatatagagagagagagagagagagagagagagagagagagagagagagagagagagagagagagagagagagagagagagagagagagagagagagagagagagagatggggtgggtggggagagATGACGTTTAATAGTTTACCTAATGATGGTATCCATATACAGAACCACCGTAGCCTCCGCCGTAGCCTCCGCCATAGCCTCCATAGAGAGATtcagacagatacacatacatacaaaggATTTACATATTTACACGGCATTGTTCATACTATTTCCTATGATATGTCATTCACGAAGCACTGGAGTAGGAAAACGCAATATCTCCACCCagaggatcgatcctacataGTAGTCTAATTTCAATCGAACGGACTACAACTTAGAGGAAATCCCACTCGTTTGGGCATACACGTGCAGTTTAAAAATGTCCATATATCAAAGGATTTTGTATGTGTCgttctgtatgtgggaaagtacataaaaaagaccccaaggggcgggatttagctcagtcggttgagtgctcgcctgaggtgattGCGTAGCAGGATCGattcacctcagtggatccattcaactgattggttttttttctcattccaaccagttcgtcacaactggtcaaaggccgtggtatctgctttcctatctgtcggaaagtgcatgtttaacatccaatagcctgtccagtggtgtcgttaactaaacaaactttataaacgACTAATGTAACTGGTTGCCTCTCATGACTacgcgtcagaattaccaaatgtttgatatctaatagcagataattaattagttaatgtgctctagaggtatcgttatacaaggaaggaaatgtttaatttaacgacgcgttcaacacattttaattacggttatacggcgtcagctcatattgttaaggactacacagacattgagagaggaaacccgctgtcgccacttcatgggctactcttttcgattagcagcaatggatcttttatatgcaccatcccatagataggatagtacataccacggcctttgttacatcggttgtggagcactggctggaacgagaagtagcccaatgtgtcaaccgacggggatcgatcatagaccgagcgcgcatcaagcgagcgctttaccactgggctacatcccgctccatGTAAAACAGGTAGGTAATCGCATTCGTAAGCACATTCCGTAACTGTTTAATCAGAGGTGTGTTAGCAGCGAAGTTAACAACGCCCCCAAGCTGCACCTTTctatgcatacacatacacggatacaaaaaaaatgtttaattgatcaattaataaataattaatcatacACAAATATTAACTAATgacattttgctttaaaaataataaaattactaatCAATACATGCCGCAAgatagaaaaaaaccccaggggtgatgagaaaataaaaatatgtctaGTAATTGCATAAGTACAAACAAAAGTGACAATGTAACCAGGAAACTAAATCCATCAAAGTTATCACCTTTTCTGTATAAAAATCGCCACTTCAACACACATCTTTACAGCAACTAGTCGTTCTGACCAAGGTAAGTTAATTACAattagaaatttaaaataatggtttGTTGATTaggttaattttattaatttattttaaataactgaattaattaattgactCGTCAAAATGAAAgcgtggtaaagcgcacgcttgatgcgcggtcgatataggatcgatccccgtcggtgggcccattgggctatttctctttctagccagtgcaccacgactggtatatcaaaggccgtggtatgtgctatcctatctctgggatggtacatataaaagatcctttgctacttatggaaacaatgtagcgggttttctctctagtACTTTATGTAAACAGTACctaaagtttgacatccaatagtcgatgattaataaatcaatatgctttggtggtgtcgttaaacaaaactaactgtCAACCTGTttcgttttcttcttttttatgtcTCTCccctgatgatgatgataactagtttaacgtgcccatataccactagggtttcgaacacgcccatcccgagtccgacctccgataagatcggtggcctgactcgggatggagggggggggggggggaggtgaaaatgggcagaatttttaaaatagcaattagtaaaaaagttaataaattaaagaaaaaaaagaaaaaggttacaagccaaaaagaaaaaagaattgactgctcggccgaatatttatataatttggagcattttagaaggacagtccaaaattaaataagagaaagaagagaggatcggactatttaataatattacaaaaaaagaagtaatttcgacataaaattttgaacgcagatctaaacgtttaaagtccgatcgatatgtccacgcgagtggcctcgttaaggccgtttgggtgcacagcttaaagggacgagatgggttgcatcctgtcaagaaaacccctagattgacagtcgatagacgttgaaggtgtagtgctgtgctgaaatacagatcttgagaagccggatccgtctgaacgagtagagtatcagactagggtatagtccagtcgtcatgggttggtatagtggtgcggacgggcccgactccggaggatacgagatggtatcactataaaacaatgtaaagtctagaaaaagtgtagtaggggccgaccccgcttcctatttcttcttagagtggggcggtcaatcttccagtgctgctaggacaggctcggacatgtagagactaaacgcgaacaaccgtggcgttctgcagaatggccgtcatactagtcacgaaaaaacaagtcaacatagtcagacggagaaaaacgtggaggcgaggaatctcgctgaaaaagaatccaacctggtggtgcagactgtcgaaacgagaagcgttccagcgttcaatctgttccaatggccgcatacatcccagtagaaaacttcatttcgctgacaaaaacaacgaaatgaaggacccccaagtcgagcacacgaaagcacgtgcagtgtgcacaagcgaaacaaacacgtcttaccgcgtgtagctccagactgggaatgtctCCCTCTGATCTATTTCTTTGTTTCCTGTTTCTCTTTAATCTGCAGTAAATGTTGTCATAACCGATTACTTTGTATTCAATTACCCACAGCTTTTGTTACTACTTAGTGTGTCAGAAACTgctatgtttgtattttgcaaatTTACGTTCGGTAACTCTCATAATATTTACAGCTTTACTCCTAAGAAATACAATAGTAtgaatacatgcatacatgttgtgaggatttaaaaaacataataaattcaGAAATAGCTGTTTTCATTCCAGCCTTCAAGATGATGAAAGCCATAATTCTCGCCTTTGCGTGTCTGTACGTCGCGGCCGCCATGAAACAAATGGTGCCAATCGTGAAACCCATGGTCTTCAAACACGTCAAACCCGTTGTCGTTGGATTTAGAAAAGCAGGCTATGGAGGCTATGGCGGCTATGGAGGCTATGGCGGCATGGGCGGTTATGGAGGTTGGGGAGGCATGGGCGGCAGTGGAGGCTTTGGCGGCATGGGCGGCTATGGAGGATGGGGAGGCATGGGCGGCTATGGAGGCTGGGGAGGCATGGGCGGCTATGGAGGCTGGGGAGGCATGGGCGGCTATGGTGGCTGGGGAGGCATGGGCGGCGGCTACGGATACGGCAAGAAGATGTACTATTAGGTAAAATTAGTAAACCtgatgtctctctctctctctctctctctctctctctctctctctctctctctctctgtctgtctgtctgtctctctctctctctctctctctctctctctctctctctctctctctctctctctctctctctctctctctctctctctctctctctctctctctctctctctctcctgtctgtctctcttctctctctctctctctctctctctctctctctctctctctctctctctctctctctctctctctctctctctctctctctctctctctctctctcacacacacacacacattgatagcacaaaccatggaccTTTGATATAAATAGATCAGGGGCATTAGGAACAAATTGGTTACAAGCAGAAATTTATAGTTAATAGATATTGGCGGTCattttggacgccatcttgaatgtGTTTTATAATACTCTAGGAAAACGTTTCTGAAATGTTCAGCTTGTTACCAACTTTTCCAGGTTTGGCTTATTTCTTCTGTATTAAAACGTACttgtcattttttatttgtggaTTGGAGACTATACTTCAAAACCAGCACAGTAAATTCCAGCCATAGCCCAAATTGATAGCGTTCGCCTAACAACTGGTGTAAATATGGTCATAATACGTTTTGACATTAAAACagctaacaaacaaacaaaaaacttatttaataaaaaaaacatcaccATCACCCTCCTCCCCAAGAAAAAACACCACTATTTGAAAACATATGATTCGTTAAACCTATATGTGTAAAggcaaaaacatattttaatttaaaactaggAACAATACATTTTATGACTTAATTAGAATATCAAAATGTTTCTCTTGCTTTGATATATGTTGGTTTTTCATTTCAGATCTAAGCTGTGACAAAGCTATACCGACACTATAGACATATCTGGACATTGGAAGCATAACTATGTTTTAATCCGCGTTGAGATACctgttttaaataaagatgtGCATTCCAAACTATATATGTCTTACTTTTCATTctaagaaaatattaataaataagtctCAAACAGCTAGTTGTGTGACTAtctagaaaacaacaacaataacaacaacaaacaagcaaGGAAAACTCACACTCTCCTctccaaaataaaaataaataagaaaaataagaaaacaaacgaACCAAAACAAACGAATAAACTATAACAAACAAAgggaaaatacacacacacacacacacagacagacacacacacacacacacacacacacacacgcacacacactgtGCAAACACACAGAAAAccgaaataaacaaacaacaaaacacatttatacCTAGTTGCCACAAAGTTTCACATCGCAGTCCAAATCTAAATTACTACGTATGAGTGCTGTACAGAAACCATGACACATCCATTCTGATTCGTTTTATATCATTTCAACTTCATTTGATTTTCAGTTGAGTTCATtttcttgggcacacaccttattTAGCGACGGGAAGTTGGTTCTGTGGCCTCCCCACTAAATCTCAATGGGTGTACGAGCCGGTAACATGATGCGAACCAAGCACCTATTAGTATTGAGTCCAAAAACGTAATCATTACAGTTTACATTTCCAAGTTTCTTCTTTGGAAGGACCAAATGAACTGATTGTGAACTATGCAGTAGGCAactaacataaaaaaaagtttgtttggttttgttatcgacaccactagagcatattgattattaatcatcagctattggatgtcaagcatttgctAATTCGGCATATCGATaggaaaccccctacatttttccatgagtagcaaggcaacttttatatgcaccatcccacatacaggatagcacataccatggccttagatataccagtcgtggtgcactggctgaaacgagaaatagcccattgggtctaccgacggggatcgatcccaaagaaCCAATATAATGCAAAACCCTGTCGTCACTTCTATATTTGGGTTAAAGGGTCGCGAAGAGCGACTACATATGACGCTATCTAGAGGACTGCCACCTCCCCAAGACTGTAGGATGATGCATCATATTTTTTTCAGTAGGATGACTGTCACTCCCGTGGCTGATTTCACGGAAAGATTTCCGCCcgcaatcccccccccccccccccccttggggTATTGGTTTAGCGATATCAAGTGGACattgcattaaacaatgagtttTCTGAGGTGAAGTCTACGCCAGGTGACGCCACATGAAAATAAGGGTCGTACGTGAAAAaggaaaccagtctagcaagtcGTTTTCatacacaattaaaaataaacaaataacatcaaaatacaGCGTATTCAACTTGCATTAATTATGAAACGCATTAATTATgaaacgaaataaaaataagtagaaaCTGATGTCCAAagtgaaattttgttttatttcttgtttgttgtacCGTAGGCTTAATATACGGGTAAGGTGTGTACGTGTTGTACGTTTTTTCGTGACTAACATTAATTCGGACCAACTGCAAAATGGGAGTAAAATTATtagtttgtattaatattttttttcagaagTGATAATCATTGTGGAGTACAATGTCTGTGAATTTACATAAAActttattatgattttttttaacaaattatcgTCAATTCCTTGGGTATCAGACGTTTCCTCTCCAGGCTAGTTCGCCCCCAACTATTTGTCGGTTCGCCCCACCCCCCAATATTAATGTTAGGCAGTAAAGATGGCATTGATTAATATACATGGGAGTTAGTGATCACATGAcctatttcataattttgattgtttttgtttttttccttatcgatatttttaaaaaggatacACCAAAACCCCAAGTGGGGGCGAACaggatttttttgttggggatgaatatatttcacatatttgggggggggggggggggggggtgcaaatTTTATTATCAGTCTTCAAACTTACCTGGATGCTGTGAATGctttttaagttaaaattaatttttgctttatgacaccactagagcacattgataaattaataagctattggatgtcaaccatttggtaattgacagttttccattagcagcattatTACTAAGTGTACACTTCTccacacaggacagcaaataTCATGgggttttatataccagtcatgggtcacagtttggaaCAATATACATTCACACCACtaataactttataaaaaaatttgtcACCTTTCCTTCTctccatttaataaataaaatgttccacttaaattgtttttggaatACAGATTGCAGTAGTGAAATAATATGGGCCAATTCATAGGctgtagcccccccccccccccccccccccccccccccccccccccccacaccaccaccaccagttgTGTGATAATTTATCTATTTGGGCAAAAATTGTCTGGTCATTCGGGCAAGGATGGTCTTGACGTCGCATGTCATTCGGGCAAGTTCagttcagcccccccccccccccccccccccccacacacacctaaaCAAATGTGCCCGTATGCCTATGGGCCAATTCATGGTATGGTAAACTGAGATGTCTTGTTAAGAAAACGATACCCAGAGCTTTAGATTGCAACTAAGCCAAGGTATTAAATGCTGCGCCCAAAATAAACATACCAAATTAAAGACAGacatgctaacctcaaaacagtttactttaaaaccactgaaatattttgcttgaattagattaaaataactttaatgcAATATAACCCTTCAGCagcaaaaaacaatatatatatatctatatatatatatatatatatatatatatatatatatatatatatatatatatatactatttttagATGAATTCGATTTAGTCATCAACATATTTTGGGTTGTTCTTTTTTACATCTGTCACcatgttatgttatatatacagtacacaacagaaaaaaaaaagtggacaAGCAATCCATAGTTTCGCAGTGTATTTATCCACAGCAATAACTATCCAGGTCTTCCATCTGCAaacccctccctctctctctctctctctttccttcttCTCTATCTCCCTCCCCCAGATCAAAGCCAATTAATGTCAATgaattggggagggggggggggggggggggaggggtatgAACCCAAATGTATGTAAACAAAGCATTTATAaatgtctaaaaatataaaaccaacaacatGCAAAGCATCATAATTTAGAAATATAAATCACATTTATGTAaaacaaaccccccaaaaaagttCAAGCACATGCGATACATTTAACTTTCTGTTGCAGAACattggaaatgtatatttttataatataggAAGTTCTGTATCTACTTGATTTTTATTCATGACACATCCTTACGTTATGTATTACtattgtagggtgtatactaccaaatcaacaatttaatggaaactaaagacattaacccactattggcacatgctatttttaatataaaaataaattgctattaaaatcttagttcaggttgcctatatataataccatatttaagagcagttgtatatggcaagtcaaataccatgtaaaaagaaattattgaaatctttacagtatgaattataggccaaaaccaacttttcttcagtgctaactttgattcaaactccattcagagccatgtacagagattattgtcacggtcaaggttattgtgaacttgcatgatcgagtgatggctaattaatcaaccagtatagtttaattaaataaaatgacaaaatcataatattttttattatacactgaatatgtgctatagggtgtatacttccaaatcaaatcccatagacgacaatagtaacatatgcggctaaaactcctacctgcaacgtatcaaccgacataaacgccacggatataaatactacacttacacttaaagtgaatcagaaaaaaatgggggtcaagctgctcgtttctgagataacgggtagcgtctatgactaccctagtttcgcacaaaattcgagtacttttttttacaggtaccccatacatgtttcaagcacaaggctacttgacacattggtactagatgaaataaaattgcacattttgttttacccagatgaaactattattttttacaaccaacacactcacatttataaccaatcgcaggacttgtggtgttcacttctctatcaaaagttgggtgcacctcaaactttgacccagccggaagttatttggtttagtactacctatactgataacatacatttttcaaaaagtgtccagctatgtgtttttatgacaaccaggatctggtgtattctgacataaactgacaacctcactgaaactgttgtttctacagtgcaacctaatataatgtacacctaaaaaagcatatatattgcatatagttttgtacaaatgcaatatgtcatattaaacaacaaaatgttttaaaataaaactcctgaagatatttactttcagttgggtgtgtgtactcaggtatatatgtagagacaacaaagatagtcagagtacctctacccctttaaagaattccattaaaacacatgcactagattgacccctagattatgaagaccttaacaggcacatcaaagaaatatcagtattaaaaaaatacactgtctgaggaaggaaacagaaacatgactgtacctgtatgaagtaatgacttaatgtcctgaacattagtgttgggaggaaatcctgtatgctgggtgtgggtgtcttcaagttaccaggtgtgggaatttcaaatccatcggccatgctgattttcataatgaaccatcaaaaccattggcagccaccaatattcctgactatattttatttatagcctactgtagttgggaggttttaatagttgtaatatctggaataatcatgcagctttaacacatttatatttgattaattactgaaaaaaactatttttaaatgacaaaattacctgaacatctattttcttgcattattttctaatccggatgaatacaatatgtacattagatgtattcctacaatctgtaatccagcattttatttagctagtaacattaggtaatacagctttaacaataaaataaattatcaagttaatccaaggcagataatcaaatctgaaaaaattggttctgaatctagtataaactcaaaatgcttttcataagagctaactaagtgattattaagaaaaaaaaaatgatctggagatctaagtatatgtttaacaaccttattgttatgtacaaataagaacagaaggcacaatagtgacaacaaatttaattatgtttttggtaaagtgtttcttcaaatttactttaaattttgcataaaactacaaatttgtctaaaatataacttagcaccctataaatatgtcaaaatgacaacaaaaatcaacttctttacaaatttgagttttcagaatttcatacataagaaattaacaatgttaatggaaactaaagacattaacccactattggcacatgctatttttaatataaaaataaattgctattaaaatcttagttcaggttgcctatatataataccatatttaagagcagttgtatatggcaagtcaaataccatgtaaaaagaaattattgaaatctttacagtatgaattataggccaaaaccaacttttcttcagtgctaactttgattcaaactccattcagagccatgtacagagattattgtcacggtcaaggtcattgtgaacttgcatgatcgagtgatggctaattaatcaaccagtatagtttaattaaataaaatgacaaaatcataatattttttactatgcactgaatatgtgctatagggtgtatacaaccaaatcaaatcccatagacgacaatagtaacatatgtggctaaaactcctacctgcaacgtatcaaccgacataaaagccacggatataaatactaccaccccttacacttaaagtgaatcagaaaaaaatgggggtcaagctgctcgtttgtgagataacgggtagcgtctatgactaccctagtttcgcacaaaattcgagtactttttttttacaggtaccccatacatgtttcaagcacaaggctacttgacacattggtactagatgaaataaaattgcacattttttttacccagatgaaactattattttttacaaccaacacactcacatttataaccaatcacaggacttgtggtgttcacttctc
This window contains:
- the LOC121384407 gene encoding glycine-rich protein 23-like, whose product is MMKAIILAFACLYVAAAMKQMVPIVKPMVFKHVKPVVVGFRKAGYGGYGGYGGYGGMGGYGGWGGMGGSGGFGGMGGYGGWGGMGGYGGWGGMGGYGGWGGMGGYGGWGGMGGGYGYGKKMYY